In the genome of Carya illinoinensis cultivar Pawnee chromosome 13, C.illinoinensisPawnee_v1, whole genome shotgun sequence, the window TAGGTAAATGCAATTCGGTTGCCACTGGTCTGTTACTTCACTGaccaatcaaaataaaagtgccCCCAAGATAACTCTCTGGTACTTGCTTGCGCGCATCGGTCAAGCCTTGTTGGCTGTTTCTTTATGCACTGCACACCCCAGGAAGTAGTCAATGTTCCACAGAAATGTTCTCCCCTGCAGTCATCATTCTCTCTGCATACCATTTGGAGAAGCCATTCTCCAGGGCATCCCTCATCCATGCATGCCGACAACTATCCACTGCCTCTGGTACAGTCAACCAAGTTCTCTTTCGGGTGTTCATCTCTGGCCATGACTCAAGCTCCTCCTTAACGAACAAAGCAAACATTGCAGCTTTACATAGACCTTCTGGACAAAACTCATCCTGATGGGTTTTACTCTTAAATTGATGATACCCCAGGAAATCCTGAAACCAAGAAATATTAATAGcagttggtttggtttggtcagTCCATATGAGAAGACAGGAGCAGCTGGAGAAATCTAGCCCCGACTCACACTCAAAGATAATGTGATGGCATGTGATCTTAGCAGTAGAGATAATCggcaaaaaaagaaaggatgCAGAGAACGTGCTACATGCATATATTATAAAGATACCTGAAATATTGAACCATATATCCTAAATATTGAACAATAGAAACACATATGTTATGTTTGCACTTTCTCATTCGAGCCACAACTATCATGACTAACAAGACACATACACACAAAAATACAGAAATACATTGTTTCTCCAAAAGCATCCAAAGTTCAAGGTATCAGAATTGCTTGAGTTATATAAActtctaaaatttcataaacttcaaGATttttgccaataaaaaaaatttataaactttaatCAAAAAGATCAAGAGGGTTCATAACACTATCACAAGGGTTCATAAaccaagatttttatttttattttattattattttttttaagtgaccACGTATGGTCTATGAGGAAAACTTCACCATTAGCTCCCCCCGAACTCCAGCCTCTTCAAGAGCTTCCCTTACTGCAGCCTCCTGAACAGTTTCGTCGTTCTCCCAGCCTCCCTGTTAAGAATAAGAACAATTGAAGGACTCAAACTTGCCAGCAACCATACGaatataatattgaaaaatgCAAGCGGCACTGCACAATTTCACAACTTATTACCTTTGGAAACAAAAGACCTGGTCCACTTGTTGAGTTAATCATAAGAACCTCGACAATCTTCCCAGTATTGGCATCTTCACTCCCTTCTGAATTTCTATGCCTAAATGGAATACACCTGTAAAAACTCTCTCAAGTCAGCTTCTGTAGCAAATATAAGAGCAATCTTTTACCAACATCCCTAAAGGATAATGGCCAGCAGTATGAATCAATAAAGctttgttttagattttaagagGTAATTTCTCAATCAGACCAAGCCCTATCATGGAACAATATACCTCACTATCAGAAGCTCATTCCCAAAAAAGATGGCACTGATACATAGGCATCTCTCATATATCGTGAGAGATGACTCAAACAACTACAAGGTGTTCAGTACATCTCAAAGTCTTTTCCAAATTCATTTGAGCTAGCAGGGAAAAAagacagaaaataaaaattacacatcttgacaaaataaacatcaaaattacaaatatctgCTTTAACAAGCAGATATAAAAATTCTGTAACAGAAATTAGGCTGAAAACACTTTCTTGTCATCAAGAGAATCCTAGCAAGCAGATACAAAAATTCTGTAACAGAAACTAGGCTGAAAACACTTTCTCGTCATCAAGAGAATCCTTACTAATCACTTCCCTTTTGCTTGAGGTTTTCTTAGTGCCCCAACTCTTCAAGATCAAACAACAGCGGTGGCGCACCCTTGGCTATGAAAGGGTCAATCAAGCACCATACGAAAATATTATCAAGTTTCCTCAGACCAAAGGACCAGTCCAAAGCAACCCCAACTAAGAGGAACCCATCCTATATTGGCCACAAATCAAGTTCCCTTAATTTGTTACTATTTTTAGGTTGTTAACCCTACTCGACACCTTGCTTAATTTGTTTGCTCCGGTTATAGATATCAGATATAATAAGAACCTTAactaatttatcaaaataactTATCAAGATCTACACAATAAGACAGAGAGGACACACACAATCTACTAATCCACCTAGCATCTCACCCAtccaaaatattttccaaaaccATACAAAGCTGTTCCAAAGGTCATCAAATAACTTTAACGAGACTTGTAAGCATCTCACCCTGACTGGATCTGACTTGTTCATAAGAtagaacaaccattggagtaacTTGCTCCTTCCAAGTTCAGATATTTTGCTCTATTACATGCTACCAAGTGAGTCACTGCAACTTCTCATAGTACCATATATTCCAATagcaaagacaaaaaaaaagggCAGAATGGCTGGTGCACAAGACACATAAGCAGTAAACATATTTGCAACTAAACGATTGCCTAATGTGTTGTCCGCCTAGTGGGATCTTTAAACGATCTATTTATGCATAATACAAAGCAAATCAATCCCATGATGACCAGGACCACCAATAGAACGCGATTTGAGCACATCTAATATATTCTAATGATTATAGATGTTAGCATCCATCGTGTGCTACAGAATCGCCCACTAAAACACCCATATGCACCATTATTAAGGTATAAAACTCAGACGGCCACCATTATCTGCCCTTCAATAGCTTTCTATAATTTGCTTAACACAGCCCCTGTCCTAACAAAGCATGACCTCACAATGATGAAAATCACTCTATAAGGCTAACCGTGAACTTTTATATTCCTGTTTGCATCCCCATTACGATTAACTTCATTTGTTGCACCAGTAATGGACAAATTCCTAATGCTCCTACACTTTATGAAAACACGCAGGTTTCTCTTAAAAAAACGTACCACTAAAATAAATTGTTAAAATCCTCTAGAGTAGTCGGGTCGATGTTCtggacacccagtgccaataaaagaaaaattgttagaattgcCATACCTAACAACCCCTAAGCTCAAATTTGATGAACCCATATCTCTCCATTTCTTCACCGACAAAATGGCAACGATTTAGTTTAATCCAAACACGTATGCTTCCCAAATGCCACATCTAGTTGAACTCTTAACTGGGAGCAAAAGGAATTTTCCTGTACCTTTAACAAAACAACCATACACCCTCTTTTCCCCCACCAAACCcaccattgaaaaaaaaaaacaaaagaaacgaAATATCAAATACCTAGTCACCACGCAAAAATTAAGAGGAATTAACTAATGACTAACAACATTACCATGAAGTCAAAAAAACTAATTGCCCATACCCGTTTAATCGAATCACCAACTTCGAACACATTGCCCCATCTGAAAATGACTACACAGACACAGAGAGAAAAATAATCCCAATTGCCACTCCGTCACATCAATCAACGTCAatccattcaaacaaataaaaaattcaaaaataaaaactcaaatgAACGTAGATATGGTGACGGAGAGAggcagagaaagaaagagaaaaagtaaaaaagaaaatggcaaTGTACCCGGCAACTAGGCGACAACCGGCCTCGTACCGTTGCTGATGCCTACCAGTGCGGGCCACCAAATCACACATACTAcgccaaaatataaattaatttttttcctccttttttcTTTCGTACTTGTTGATTCTCTCCTTTTCCTCTCAACGACAACCCTTCGTTTCTTTCCTCTCTTAATCACCAGAACCGACAAACTCTCGCGATTGTCATTCCCTCACCGGATAAAAATTCCATTGCCCGGTTTTCTAGTTCCGATGGCGGTGATCAATGAGGGGTGGCATTGCTCGGTGGCTGTGGACCAGTTGTTAGGGTTTGGAATTAATTGCAGAGAAAATGTAAGAGAAA includes:
- the LOC122292948 gene encoding nudix hydrolase 16, mitochondrial isoform X2, coding for MGSSNLSLGVVRCIPFRHRNSEGSEDANTGKIVEVLMINSTSGPGLLFPKGGWENDETVQEAAVREALEEAGVRGELMDFLGYHQFKSKTHQDEFCPEGLCKAAMFALFVKEELESWPEMNTRKRTWLTVPEAVDSCRHAWMRDALENGFSKWYAERMMTAGENISVEH
- the LOC122292948 gene encoding nudix hydrolase 16, mitochondrial isoform X1; the protein is MCDLVARTGRHQQRYEAGCRLVAGCIPFRHRNSEGSEDANTGKIVEVLMINSTSGPGLLFPKGGWENDETVQEAAVREALEEAGVRGELMDFLGYHQFKSKTHQDEFCPEGLCKAAMFALFVKEELESWPEMNTRKRTWLTVPEAVDSCRHAWMRDALENGFSKWYAERMMTAGENISVEH
- the LOC122292948 gene encoding nudix hydrolase 16, mitochondrial isoform X3, encoding MCSKLVIRLNGCIPFRHRNSEGSEDANTGKIVEVLMINSTSGPGLLFPKGGWENDETVQEAAVREALEEAGVRGELMDFLGYHQFKSKTHQDEFCPEGLCKAAMFALFVKEELESWPEMNTRKRTWLTVPEAVDSCRHAWMRDALENGFSKWYAERMMTAGENISVEH